CATTTTCCTTGGGTTCTCCAATCAAAACGTGCCACATACCAGGAAATACCCTCATAGTTTTGTCCTTGCTCGCAGCTGATTCATACACAAACCTAGCAGAGTTGAAGTCACAGACCATATCATCCTCCCCATGCACCATCAGCAATGGAACCTCTAGTTCATGGCAATGCCCCTTTATATACTCACAAATCCTCAGAAACTCTAATGCTGTCGCTGCCGGTGGCTTCCCTGTCGTCCGGCGATTCGGGTTCTTTGCCACCAACCTTCTTTTCCACTCTTCTTTGTAAGATTTGCTAGCCACTGGCTTTGAGGCCACTACTTTCCAAGTGGGTGCAAACAGTGCAGCCACAGGAAGTAGCTTCTCCAATGGCCAAATGGGCTTAAACTTGGGAGAAATTCCACACATTGAGCCGTTCAAAATCAAACCATTCCATGCAAATCTTTGCTGTAAGCATATGAGAACTGAAATTGCACCTCCTAGTGATTCTCCATAAAGAAAAGCAGGAAGCTTGGGATTATCTGCCTTAACAGAGTCAAAAAACTGTATGCAATCATTAACAACAGGTTGGATATTTGGTATGTGACCAGGCAACCCATCAGAGCGGCCATGGCCCTGGAGGTCAAGAGCACAGACCAAGAACCCATTTTTGGCTATAGCTACTGCAGTAAGCTCATTGAGCCAGCTGCTTTCAGAGGAGTAGCCATGGACCATAGCTACTAACCCTTTAGGGTTGAAGGTGGAATCAAGACGCCATGATTGAGTGAAGATGTTCATGTTCTCCTCGTTGAGCATGAAGGATTGTTGGTGAAGAATTTGGTTCTTTCTGTAGAACTCTTCTCTTGTGAAGTCCCCAAATGGGCTATTTTCATTGGCTTGGTGGATTGGGTGAGACATAATGATTACCTTctgatcttctttcttttttttttttttttccaggaaATAAAAAATTGAAGAGAAATTTTTGAAAGGGAAAAGTTGGGAATGATTGGAATAATAATGAGAATGGAGATTGAGAGTTACCTGGCAATAGCATTGCATTATATGGAGGGAGAGAGATGACCCTTCAACCGCCTAATTATCATCTCTCAACTGTCCTCACACCTAACACTTTATGTGGCTTTTAGGCAAAAGAAACACATGTTCCAATTACACTAACACCACACCAAAAACAACTTtttacacaatttttttttatgaattaaaatttcattaatgAAATCAAGAAAACTTAACCTGAAAAATTACGaagtggttttttttttcttccttattTTAAAGATACAGAATGTTTTAGGTCTTGGAAAAACTTTTAgaatatttttttactttttttaattgACATAAACCAAAATCGGAATGGCCTAGTCACCTCGggcaaaataaaaatgtaaattcttttcattaaaattgtacTTAAAAGTTTCTTACCTCATACTGTTGTTTCTGTTAATTAGtaattaaattaagtaattaattacttattattAGAATAAATTTTCCTGAAATTAGGAGttctaatttaaattaaaataattagtaaaaaaattttaaaaaataataataattttcatataaaaaaaattatcaacaaATATTATAACCTCCCTTTTAGTAGGCGATTTATAAACTCTACTATAATTTCTTAATAAGGTTAGTGGTATATCTTGATCTTAAATTGAGTGAACTACTCATTACTTAGAGGGTGTTTGGTTCACTTGTTTAGTGCACCTGATAGCAGATAGACACCAAAacaagtgaactagagtgtttggtaagcttaaaaaaataaaaataaagctgATACGATATGATACCCATTATCTGCAGTTTGTATCAACTATATTTTTAGAGTTGTTTCTCATCAACTGATAGctgatttcatttttttttattttaactatattttcttttttttatttaactcgaaaattaatattattaatacttttatcttttttatttataattttaatattttaattaatgcatttcgactttgttaaaatattttttattaataacataaaatataaaatatttatttatacctaaaaacttaaaattaattataagtttttccTTTATTaacattaataattaatttattattttatctatatttttaaagttatttaattatttttttaaaatttaattatttttttatttcaataataaaataaatgatataatataatagattaataattatatatttgtaacaacccaaaaaaaaaatagtaaataaaaaaataaattataagtaaaataaaattaaaatatcatgtTATTAATACTATAagatttatttgaattgattttaaaataaaagaaaataattagaataaataaattaaaaattaaattaaatatttaaaat
Above is a genomic segment from Hevea brasiliensis isolate MT/VB/25A 57/8 chromosome 17, ASM3005281v1, whole genome shotgun sequence containing:
- the LOC110643191 gene encoding caffeoylshikimate esterase; translated protein: MSHPIHQANENSPFGDFTREEFYRKNQILHQQSFMLNEENMNIFTQSWRLDSTFNPKGLVAMVHGYSSESSWLNELTAVAIAKNGFLVCALDLQGHGRSDGLPGHIPNIQPVVNDCIQFFDSVKADNPKLPAFLYGESLGGAISVLICLQQRFAWNGLILNGSMCGISPKFKPIWPLEKLLPVAALFAPTWKVVASKPVASKSYKEEWKRRLVAKNPNRRTTGKPPAATALEFLRICEYIKGHCHELEVPLLMVHGEDDMVCDFNSARFVYESAASKDKTMRVFPGMWHVLIGEPKENVELVFGTIFAWLGEHAPQAKTATN